The genomic segment CTGTTACAACTTCCTGTAACCCCGAGAGCCAAACCATTTCATCTGATATACGCGCCGCTGCTGCTGAGATTCCGCCAGCCCACTCCATCACAGCActgcactcacaaacacactttagAGCAACGAACACTATTTTTAgtcaaacatttatatattatataattaaacgACTATTAACGCGACTGAATGTCAACGACGTTGAAAAAAATAACcagataatttaaataaataaaatattgcatgtTTTAGGTGCTAGCCTAGCAAACAACTGACTTAAAGTAAAATTATTGGAAAATGTCAAAACATaacgcatttatttttaaaaacgtcAATTTACTTAAATAGTTGTCTGCGACCTTGCATTTAGCTTTTGTAGCTATTATTAAGAGAATAGCCTACaggtatatgtttgtgtgtgtgtgtgtgtgtgtatgtatgtatatatatatatatatatatatatatatatatatatatatgtgtatatatacatatatatatatacacatatatatgtatgtatgtgtgtgtgtatatatatatatatatatatatatatatatatatatatataggcctatattattgCACAAACATAGAAATACACAAGTACCACAAATAACAAAGTAAACATGAAGTGTGAGGACCAGATGCTAAAAATTAAGATTATGTACATGGAGACGGTGGAAATTATGTTTGTCTCTGGATATTGTGTGTTGGGGTCAGATGGTAAGGTAGTGAAATCACTGACGATGTGCAACGTGTTAActgtaaaatgcatataaaattttgTTTGCTTGTGgtttttattttgcttaatttcACATAAAATTGCTCATCCTCTGGCACAGCAGATGCAACTGTAACTTTCAAGTTATCAACTTGGCAGCTGTTTTCTTACCATGATTTTACCATGAAAATTATATTGTAATGCATATTTATAtcattaattagaaaaaaaagagtttacaTTTTCTCAAAAGCTCTAAATAAGATCTTCATGACCAAATCAagctattataattttttaaaaggcTATTGGTTATGCCTTTTTTTCACCCAACAGGTGACATATTGTGttgtgtatttataatacatttcaaCATTAGAAAGCATATGTTACTTGAACATAAAGCAATAACAAAATTGGGTCAGTAgattaaatgttgtttatttccaTATTGTGGTGTATGTATGTATCTCTCATGAATTAGCATTGTTTCCCCATTCCAGCAGGTTCTTTTGAACAATTTGTTTGACTGTTCAGGGAAATTCGGAGATGGTGCATCCCATTGTATTTTAAATCTTTGTGACATTGTACACTGGGACTCTTTGTCTGAATACAGTACAATGAGGGTTTGGATAGATGCCTGTGGTCAGCCCATTTCCCCCGGCTCACTTACTGAGGTCTTTTCCTGGTGACAAACAGACCTTTTTTCAAATGCAGCAATGCATGTtgtattttttgcacattttgtcatttttgtagaCAAATTATCCAAAGGTAAGTGTTTTTTCCTtgtctattttattatatgttttttgaaagagtgagccattttattgTCCAACCAAATTACATGAGTGTAATGAGGATATAATTCAGGATAATTGGGCCAATTCCCACAGTCACCTCAATGGGAAAAAGTTTGCTAAATTTGCCTCTATGCAGATTACAAGTAGACAAGTAACCAAGAAATGATGAaccttaaatacatttaaaaaataaaaactgcatggTGAAGAActtaaaatgcacataaaacaaCATATTGGTATCACAAATtgacattttctaaaataatttgtCTGAAACAGTAGattatttaaaggaataattcaaatgaaaatgataatttgctgaaaatgtactcaccctcaggaaatccaagatgtagatgagtgatTGATATAAATTTCtcctcttggatggcctgagtctGAGAGTGAGTAGATTTTGAGCTAATTTTaaattttggataaaaaaaaaaaatattagatatacattttatataaaaaatatattagatgACAACATAACAAGATATTTTTGCCTTTCCACTATTTTCTTGTTTTCTCCAGATTAAAAATGGGGGACTGGTCAATTCTGAGCCGTTTTCTAACAGAGGTTCAGAATCATTCAACGGTCATCGGTAAGATCTGGCTGACGGTGCTCCTGATCTTTCGCATCCTGCTGGTGACCCTGGTTGGAGACGCTGTGTACAGCGATGAGCAATCCAAGTTCACTTGCAATACACTGCAGCCGGGCTGCAGCAATGTCTGCTACGACACTTTTGCACCCGTCTCACACTTGCGCTTCTGGGTCTTCCAGATTGTGCTGGTCTCAACACCTTCCATCTTTTACATCATCTATGTGCTGCACAAAATCACCAAAGATGAGAAGCTGGAGACAGAGAGGGTCCAGACAGAGGCCAAGCACACCGTGGGAGACTATTCTGAGCAGCTTGAAGGGGACGGTGTCAGAATGGGATATGGACCCCAAGGAGAAGAATGGGGTGGTCAGGATGAGGAAAGCGTGGAGCAAAATCTCCTCCAGGATGATTTCGGTGAGGATGGCAAGGATCCAACCACACTCTCCAGTCAGATTCTCCTCATCTATATTGTTCACGTCCTGATCCGCTCAATCCTAGAGATCACGTTCCTTGTCGGTCAGTACTGCTTGTTTGGATTTGAGGTGCCTCATTTGTTCAGATGTGAAACGTACCCTTGTCCTACATGGACTGACTGTTTTGTGTCGCGAGCCACTGAAAAGACCATTTTCCTTAATTTTATGTTTAGTATCAGCCTGGGTTGTTTTCTCTTGAACATTGTGGAGCTTCACTACCTCGGATGGATCTATATTTTCCGCTTGCTGTGTGCTGCCTGCTTCCTGTGCTTCACGCCAGAGAGGGATCTGTACTCTCAAAGGAACCCTTTGCTGCTACGCCTCAGGCACTCAATGCGGAGCAGGCTGATTCTGCAGTCCCCCACAACCACCCTGTCTGAGGAAAAGACAGGGACGGCTTTGCTTTCACACGGCCCAGCCATCTCCTTCGAGACTGACTCTACTGTTGAGTGCACCTCAAAGAGGAACCCAGAGGAGAGGGAACATATGAGGCTGAATCTGGCCAACATGGCTAGATTTACTGGCAAAAAGTCCTGGCTGTAATgtgtattgatgtttttttttttcatgttttgtaatGTTGTAACGTGAAGTGCCATTTTGTGTTTACTTCAAATGCTTGCAATGCTTGAGCTAAAAAGTTTCACCCTTTTAGCGCATTGATTGTAAatcttttttcaaaatgttttttgaattgccataaaaatgaatattatatattcGGGATATGACCatcaaattataaatgtatattacatcTCCTTGATTGTATTATTACTTGACTATTATTTCAGTAATGACTTCCATGATATAATGACCATGATTTATTGTTGATTTTCTTTTTGACACATGATGTTGTGTCATGCACAACAACTCTTGGGCCAATGCTTTTTCTGTGCATGTAATACTTGCACATTAGTTTGATCTGAGCGTTTATTTAGATTCATATGCAGTACAAATGCTACTGTATAAGCACTGCACACTAAGAGATTGTTTGAAACTCAAAAAAGtttcaatgtaaatattttttttttatatttaaagtattaaagtatatttaagcTGATCTTCTGTTAGATTTCATAGaattgtttcttttaaaataggGCATATAGTAtcagaaatatatatacagtactgttgaaaagttaaaatgtatttaatgtattaaaaaaaaaaaaatcatgatttccacaaatattttaacattgataatagtcataaatgtttcttaaagggatagttcacccaaaaatgaaaatttgatgtttatcttacacccagggcatccaagatgtaggtgactttgtttcttcagtagaacacaaactgagatttttaaaacaaaccgTTGCAGCCTGTTAGTCATATAATGCAAGcagatgggaatcacggctaagaaaacatatacaaacaaaaccaaattaaacgcTGCAGCTCATTATGAcccactgatgtgtaaagacacaaaacgatcggccTGTTCAAGAAACATAACAGTATtcatataggtttttttttcacctctgattcacacaatgcCTGAACTGTCTGAACTGTATGTACACTTCCTCTTGatgtgtcttcttcttcttgctttacgttGGATTGCAGACTTaacgccacctatctctcaagtggaccattgacactctatctacaatctcagttaggagtgtttttttatctttacacaatgtattgtcacgagccgcagggtttaatttagttttgtttgtgtatgtttttatgtttttgtatgtaattgtatgttttagccatgattcccatctgGTTGCATTATATCcaacagactgcaacggtttgttttaaaaatatttgtttgtgttctactgaagaaaaaaggtCACCTActtcttggatgccctgggggtaagcagataaacatacaatttttcatttttgggtgaactatccctttaagcattcatgatttctgaatgctcatgtgataatgatgattactggagtaatagctgctgaaatttttataatattttacaatattactgtttttactattttttgataaataaatgcagtgtaaatgtgacttcttttaaaaacattaaaacttttttaaaaaatttttaacaacctctaacttttgaatggttgtgtgttgttgttttttagagaaAGAGCACTCAATGTAGAATAATGTATGCTTGATCAGAAAATGATTTACAGAAACATTTCCAAAGGCATGAACCATCTTCGTTAGCTTATTAGAACATGGAAACAAAGAGGcaattacttttttacatttagaatgaAGAAGTTGTTAAaggaaaaacacataaaatgatgaacaaaaataatgattgatATTATCCTGAATTTAAAAGCTACCGAACACTAACAACAAGAGCTGACCTCCTCAGCTACTGACTTCTCTCCACCAGGCCATAATGGGGCACTGTTTATTTTGGAACCGATTTTAACAGTTTCACTCCTAACGCTGTCTGTCCCGATCCTCTTCTTGATTTCAGAGGCCATTGTTAAAAATGCCTTCTCTACGTTGTTTGCGTTCTTGGCACTTGTCTCCAGGAATCGGATTTTGAGTGACTCAGCAAATTCCTGAAAAAAGTAAGTTTAAATATTAGCTTAGATCTCCCATTCCTGTAGAACAGACTACACAACAAGTTTGCATAAGCAGAGGGCTCACCTTTGCTGTGGTAAAGTCTACCACCTTTTTTGAGGCAAGATCACACTTATTACCCACTAGCAACTTGGAGACATTTTCACATGCGTAGCGATCAATTTCTTCTAACCATTGCTTCACATTGTTGAAAGACTCCTGTAAAATCAAAGTACTTTGCTGAACATTCTCTGTACTCAAAATGTTATAACATTCTgtaatatttaaaagtattacCTGCTCGGTGACATCATATACAATTATAATGCCATGTGCCCCTCGATAATAGCTGGATGTTATTGTTCGAAATCGTTCTTGCCCTGCGGTATCCCACTACAGGACAGAGAAACACATGAAACATAAAAAACTCTtgtcatgttttgttttcatagggGTGCGCAGCTGCAAGTTTCCTGGAGCCATTTGTCTGCATGCCctgttttcttgtttcatgttggAGCGTGGTGTTCGGATGCCGGGACTCATGTCTTGTTCAGTTTTGGTTTTGTGTTGGAGTTCAGACACTCACGCTCCATGTTCTGTcttgttgtgtcttgtgtgagcacatggcttgtgttttgtttgtttctattggCCACGTGCTGCCTTATCTATTATCTTGACAGCGCCATTTTTGTTATCTTATTATGTGTTCATTTTCCCCACCTGTCCTCTCTTGTTACCTGCCTTTTTTGTTCCCTATTTATTTCTCCTTGCATTTGCAGTCTGGTGCTAGTTCATTGTCTTATGCTACCTTGTTGGATCCCATCTTATCCTGCCCTTCCTGATCCTGCCTTGCTTTGCTGTGCCCTGGCCTGCCTGCTTGTTGGAAACTATCCCTACGGGGtagttttgttagttttttcttttttaattgtatttataaaaagCCCTTCTTCTCTGCACAATGATTCCTTGCTTCATCTGTTAGCAAAAAAAT from the Carassius gibelio isolate Cgi1373 ecotype wild population from Czech Republic chromosome A15, carGib1.2-hapl.c, whole genome shotgun sequence genome contains:
- the LOC128029522 gene encoding gap junction delta-2 protein-like codes for the protein MGDWSILSRFLTEVQNHSTVIGKIWLTVLLIFRILLVTLVGDAVYSDEQSKFTCNTLQPGCSNVCYDTFAPVSHLRFWVFQIVLVSTPSIFYIIYVLHKITKDEKLETERVQTEAKHTVGDYSEQLEGDGVRMGYGPQGEEWGGQDEESVEQNLLQDDFGEDGKDPTTLSSQILLIYIVHVLIRSILEITFLVGQYCLFGFEVPHLFRCETYPCPTWTDCFVSRATEKTIFLNFMFSISLGCFLLNIVELHYLGWIYIFRLLCAACFLCFTPERDLYSQRNPLLLRLRHSMRSRLILQSPTTTLSEEKTGTALLSHGPAISFETDSTVECTSKRNPEEREHMRLNLANMARFTGKKSWL
- the LOC128028926 gene encoding ras-related protein ORAB-1-like, translating into MNPEYDYLFKLLLIGDSGVGKSCLLLRFADDTYTESYISTIGVDFKIRTIEMEGKTVKLQIWDTAGQERFRTITSSYYRGAHGIIIVYDVTEQESFNNVKQWLEEIDRYACENVSKLLVGNKCDLASKKVVDFTTAKEFAESLKIRFLETSAKNANNVEKAFLTMASEIKKRIGTDSVRSETVKIGSKINSAPLWPGGEKSVAEEVSSCC